The window TAATATAAAGGTGATTGTACTTTTCTAACATCTGCTGCTCATGTCGTTATAGACTACATGCACAAGGATGCTTATTTCATATGTTATGGATGGTAATTTTTCTCAACAGCAACAATCtgctttttttaattattgtttttgttaatgaaaGAGCGCCTGTATACATCACAAAGCTGAATGGCTTCAGTGAATTCTGGTCAAGTAGATTAAACACTGTCagatacgtacatgtacacgtcaGCCCTGTGGtctgtgcatgtacatgtacatgtcagccctgtggtcttgtgggttacctacccccccccccccgcgatATTTTGGTGTAGTGTTTTTCAATAAACAGTGTTTTTATCTGTGCGCTACTGCTTGTCTTGCATGACGTTATTAATGATTTTGTAAAACTTCTATTGCTTTACCATAGAGCAATACCATGCCCCAAACACTCAATGCTATACACATGCCGTGACTTTTCCCCCGATTAAAAGCGTTTTTGAATTTGTACCCTGCGATCCCGGTGGGGTTATCTGAAAATTTTCCAACGGCGCCGGCTGTTGTTAGATAGTAATGTGCACGGTGAGGATAAGTGGAGTAGGGGATTGCGATTGTTGAGTTATAGCGAATAACAATGTTTTGCACCAAGAATACGCTGATGCTAGAAACAGTGTCAAGTTGCCTTAATCACATGGGTGTTCCATCGATGGAGGGAAGAACAGTGCAGTCAAATATACATTTCGAGTCTTAAAAAAGCTCTCCAACTTCTAAATGCTTTTTGTACCCACTGATTACACTGGTATCAAAACATTCTTCGACCACACAGGCCAGtgtgtgtttattttcaaaacaaatctcCCTGAAAATGTATGATTATAGTCTAGCTTTGAGTGTAAGCCTTTGTCTGAAGGAACCCACTTCAGAGGGGCAGAAACCCAAGTTCTCCCCCCAAGTCGGTAAATCCATAGACCCTAAACTTTGACAAATCAGGGCATCAGAGTTCGGTCTCGAGGCATTGGGCCAATATCTTGTTCCCCACTCCAAGTGAAATAAAAGTAGCTGTTCCGGTGTAACTCCGCTGTCAGGATTTGGCCGTAGAAGTGGTTATGAATTCATTAGTGTCAGTGTCTTAATTCCTTGGGGACGTCGGTGGAGTAGAGTGTTTGATAGGCCCTGCAAATGTATTGGGTGTCATGgacgagtggtttagagcattggattcaagttctggtggttataAGTCTTtggtttgtgggttcgaatcccggtcctgacacttgtgtccttgagcaagatgcttttctGTACTgggtaattgcttctcttcacccaggttacctgcaagggtagaggttgatgttgCATTTGAAAAAGCCTGCGAAGCGCCATGGCAGCCCGGAGCTGAGAAAGAGCCTGAAGAGCtttcatgtttatttatatCCAATATGTACATTCAGCTTATGGTGTacaaatgtacagtacatgtatgcagggTTTGTCCCAGGATTTATCAGAGCTGTGGGGCATTCTTGAACCAGATTTTGGAAGTTTGGCCCAGGCACGTTGAGTTGAAACAAGGTCCTTAGAATGTTTTTCACTTGGTGGTTAGCGTTGGTTTGAAAAGTCGGACCTTGCAATCTCGACCATtctaaatggtttatttatgatttttgtgAATGCAATTTTaaagcctcccccccccccatcaaaaaagttacaaatcattattacaaaaaattatCCAGCAAaagaataagctgttgcaaactgctctTCAATCAAAAGGACCAACATATTCTTGTTGGGGGCTTAAAAATAAGTCTTAAAAAGTTGCTTATCGGCAAGAGATTGGCGATTTTGTCCGAATACACTAAGGCTTGCTTAGGGCATGGGGAGAACTCTGGGTGTATTAGATATGGAGCAATAACGCCAGGCAATTTTGTGTCATAGATTTACTTCTATCGACATAAGTCAGTGTTCCTTCCTCAAATGCCCAAAAGCCCCAAAAAACACTGAAAATAGAAACCTTATGGAAACTAGTAACCCAAGTGCCACTTTATGATCTTACCCAGTCATAAATTTTAGTGGACAGAtagttttttggggaaaaaagcagCGATatgagagagaaaaataataataaggagGTAACGTGTAACTAAGAACGCCGCAGGACCTTTCTTCAACGTTGGGTGGTTAGCGACTGGAAGCGATTTTTCACGCTTGAACGACTCGGGTGTTCTGATTATGATCTAATCAGTCGCTGAATGAGTCACTTTGCCACTGATTGGCCTGATGCGCTGAgcgggagagggggggggggcttgttaTTGGATTACCACCATTGTTTGGCGTGGTGGCGTTTCAATCGAATCGTATTTTGTTGGGTGACTTTATAATCGGCGTTGACACCTCTGATGCATCAGGGAGGGTTAATGctatgaaagaagaaatttaCTACATCTATTTTGGTGGCGGGTGTGTCAGATTTGCATAGAGCAATCTTGCTGCAGGTTATCAGAGAAACTCTATTAATGAGAGGGATGGATAATAGTGGTTGGTGCGTGGCCTCAATCATTAGTCAGATTGGTTGATTacaagttaaagacactggacactattggtaaatgtcaacatatccataaattaacaaacctgtgaaaatttgagctcaattggtcgtcagagttgcgagataactacatgtatgaaagaaaaaaacaccctagtcgcacgaagttgtgtgctttaagatgcttgatttcgagacctcaaattctaaacttgaggtcttgaaatcaaatttgtggaaaattacttctttctcgaaaactacgtgacttcagaaggagccgtttctcacagtgttttatactatcaatctctccccattactcgttaccaagtaaggttttatgcttatagttattttgagtaattaccaatagtgtccattgcctctAAGCAGTGAACattttcccttgtatagcagagcaaaatgctatgcaaaatgtgtcagttactaaaaaaatcatcatttgtgACTCAGTATTAGCATTCACTGAGCACAAAAACTGctagtcaaaatattttgctatgcaaaaatgCAGGATGACTTGTTCCCTGTTAAAGGCTAATTCTGAGTTGTAAgtgttaaaaatacaaacataaaaaaacgtttttaaaatgtttcttttttacataGAACTGGCGGGGAGATGGTCTTAGCTTAAAATCCAAACCGGACTTTTTTCAGAGGCAATATATTATATGATTTACATGGATTTtacaaactaaataataataaaaaatagtaaagagaaaatgtttcttttttacataGAACTGGCGGGGGAGATGGTCTTAGCTTAAAATCAAAACCGGACTTTTTTCAGAGGCAATATATTATATGATTTACATGGATTTtacaaactaaataataataaaaaatagtaaagaGAAATTTATGAAGTGCACAAACAATAGCAGAAAGAATCCGCCTCAAGGCGCtggaaaagaacaacaataaaagtCTGCACTAgacaaaatttatacaaatcaaaGTAATACACAGTAAAATAATTTAAGGAATCTAGATACAGAAAGCTggcaaaaagttaaaaagttaaacaaccattttaaaaagaaaaaaaataccaaagttaaaaacaatgaaaaagaagaagacaaaaatagcAGGGCCCTACAGTACACATAGTGAGATTTACATTGTGcatcatgtacatacatgtagtgtagtAGTACATTATTCTTATGGGGAATTGTGACTACATCAGTCCGAAGAGTCCCCCGAACCCCCTCCATAAAAGAAATGTCCAGGGCGGTCGTACTCATTATATTTACTAACTTAACctcccccccctccccgccccCGCCCCCTTGAATGATCAACAAGCTTTCTGTCAAGAGGTCATAACTCACCAGTGACTCCATTAAAATAAGAAACACCCACAAAAACCGCACCATTATCTTAATGCTCTCGCTGTATAGTGCAGTGAGTGTTTTAATGAAAAAGTATGCAGCGCAGTGCCACTTTACTGATGCATGACAGGAAAGCTTCCCGTTATGGGTAGACTCCAGATCAATACGCAGTACGTGCCTTAAAAGCTCCATGCAAAGATTAAAAAACAATGACTAAATCATCCGTGTACTTGAATGCAAAAATAGTAGCACTCGGGAGAGCGAGCGTGTACTTTCGAGTTGCAGCACTCTACCAAAATTAAATGTGTGTatatcaggggaggggggggggggcatttggCTCGTCAAAGGCTGCAATTAGTTGGGTACttgaacatttaaaggcactggacactacttgtaattacttaaaatagttgtttcttaaaaacttacttggtaacgagcaatggactgctgtttatacatgtagtatgaaacattgtgagaaaaattaaaccaaattgtgcaacaagggtgttttttttgcaattttgatgaccaattgagtctaaatgttcacagatctgttattttatgcatatgttgggaaacgagtgagaatactggtctttgacaattaccaaaggtgtccagtgcctttaagcaactgtGAATGTAACATGTGGTCTACTCACTGAAGGATGAAAACTCTGCCAGTGGtgaatattttcaataaaaggATTAATTAGCAAATGTTTGGGCTATTTTTGTaagcatacatgtaaatgtatggcatgtgtaataaaacaaaaaaaacagtaaattcTGTCCCACCCAagccatacgcctctcttaatacttatgcatgacggcataattcttacccaaaatgaggctatgggcgcacgttccccatcacttgcagtggctgcgcccattgcctcgttttgagttagcattgtgacgtacctcatgcataaatattaagagaggcgtattatgGCTCATTAGGCTTGTTAGGCCACTGTTTACATCTGGTTTCATTGGCTTTAAAGGACCCAAAGTAagcatttgaacataatttgtgAAATCAAAGATAAGGTGTGATACATcttcaaaaacacaagacagataaatttccgtatggcgccacccttttcactcatttaaaaaaaagggatatctcattgagataaattaaatacaatattaattcatatcgaataaaaaagtgttgGCGACATACAGAAACTATTCCCATAAGACTGCTGAACTTGTTTGATTGTAAGCATACTGGCCCGATTTTAACACCACAGGCCATGTGCCTGTAATCCAGTGTCAAGCCCTGAGGTCCATTGAATACCTTTTGGGATGCATAGTTTTTAACTTGTTCTCTGTTCTGTATCTTAAGTAGTTTTATGTATTctgttttccattttgtttttcttctctacAGATGTGTGACTGATATGGCAGTATCGTCTTATGACCAGCTACTATTTCAAGTCAATTCTCTCAAGGCTGAAAACTCCCACCTCAAAAGGGTCAGTTTCATTCTAttccttttaatgtttttgCATTATGATTAATGTGTTTTGTGCACAACCTGCTACCTGTTTATGTTTATAAAATGTTCTTGTGATTCATTTGGGCATGGAATTGCCTCCACCACTTATACTGAAACAGGCCAAAGAATACACCAAATACGCCAAAAAAGTATGCACAAACACAATAAAAGTAATAAGTTTCACACTTAAAGGATGGCTCCTGTTAGAGTTGTGTGGCTTTTTTTAATCTTTGTTTGTATTaggtaatatttttatatttttctggacaacattttgtttaaataccaATTAACAACCCACAATTACCATTTTGTTTAGCCTAAGAACATCAGAAAAACTTTGATAAAAAAGCATGAGAAGTCTATTCAACCCGACATCATATGAACAAGTACTTGTTGGTCTGCTCTCGTactcaataaaaatgtttgtacttaTTATCCCAAGGACAAAATTGCATGcctgattaaaggcactggacacctttggtaattgtcaaataccaggcttgacacttgttgtatctcaacatatgcacaaaataacaaacctgtgaaaatttgagctcagttggccgtcgaagttgcgtgatattaatgaaagaaaaaacacccctagcctgtcacacaaagttgtgtgttttcagatgcttgatttcgagacgtcaaaatctaattctgaggcctcaaaatcaaattcatggaaaattacttctttctcaaaaactacattacttgagagggagccgtttctcacaatgttttaaactatcaacatgTCTTCGTTACTCTTTAccatttaccaagtaaggttttatgttaaccattattttgagtaattaccaatgattTATGTTGACTGATTATCAGGTTTTTGGGTTGCCATTCAGGGTCTACAGGATAACTCGTGTCAGCTGAGCAAGCTTGAGACGGAGGCCTCCTGCATGAAAGATGCCCTCACCCACATCCAGACCTGTATGCAAGAGGAGGAGGCAggaacaacaacgacaacaacaacaacagcaggcACGACCAGATCCATGGCAACGGTTGGCATGACAACCAGCCTCGATCAGAATTCAAATAGTAAGTTGGGGAGATCTTGTCTGATAATCACTTTATCGAAGGATCAGACCAAATTTCTTAGCTCTTCTAACAGaaagcaaagaatcggtgcttacggaagcaggaagtTATGCAcgtacgtcaagcgtatttcaaaggttagcagggaatttccGCTTGTACGTATCCTTCGCTTGCACAGCTATTACGGAATTGTGGTGCATGCCCtttatattaacaaaataatagtgATCTTATTACCTTCATTgcacaaatacataaaaaacgACATCGGTGCAAAGAAACCATAAACAGGCACACAAGCCCGCTAAACGGAGACCCTTGTTCACACATCAAGACCGAAAGACAAAGGACAAGCACAACTACAGGCAAACAacccaagaaaacaaatttatactATACAAAGTAGAGAACGTTGACTTTAAGCACAGATTTcatctcaatgttttgactatAACTTGttctagtcgaaacattgagaccaattaagaactcattCCACAGTAGTGAAGTTAACAAAGAGAAGAACCttcgatccactaaagcaaaAGATTTTCTACCCTCCCgcccaagtacatgtagtagtaaaAAAGCAGGCAATCTCCcgaaattctgaaaatctactctgtggtagtagaattCAAAGCAAGACGGGTTTGAAAAGAAAGTAGTCTACatgtacctggcaagtagatacatactTGTAGGGTGGTgcactgcaaaccaaatatattgataccttaccAAGCATATCTCAAATCCCATATACCTGAATACAGTGAACCAGTTTAATTATGCATGCATGCTGATGTTGACTGTCATGAACTGTTTTGTGTGATTTAGGTTTTTGAATTTAAGTCCACAGAATAATATCAAGTATATGCACATCCGGCATCAGTCAGGTTTTCTTCCAAAATGCTGGCCATGAATAGTTACATGACTCAGAAATTTATGGGGACCTTTAACGCACATAACTTCCTCTGATGGTTGCCCCAGAGGTTCTGTATGAGACTAGGGAAACCTTTTTGAGGGCAGTGTCTATTTTTAACCCATTCCTTACTGTCGGGGACTTGAATAATTTTGACACTTACGAACCCCAGATACCAACAAGTTGTTGTTCACCAACGTAAGCTggtcagcaagacacttacccatgatgcttcgtccttcggatgggacattaagcatgtcatggcctagcagttaagggCACCaggttcaaactctggtgtttctgatcagcagagtttgggtttgagtcccagtcatgttacctgtgtcattaagcaagacgcttaacaatgatgctttgtccttggGATGGGCCAGAAAGTCATTGGTCTTGTatattgtgtaatgcacgtacgTTAAGAACCCTGTGCACTTATCCaaaagaaggggtttgccctggtttGATCAACagcattttttcttccatcttaCAATCTAGActtttttaagaggaatatcattTCCTCCCCTCAGCT of the Asterias rubens chromosome 3, eAstRub1.3, whole genome shotgun sequence genome contains:
- the LOC117287799 gene encoding adenomatous polyposis coli protein 2-like isoform X2; its protein translation is MAVSSYDQLLFQVNSLKAENSHLKRGLQDNSCQLSKLETEASCMKDALTHIQTCMQEEEAGTTTTTTTTAGTTRSMATVGMTTSLDQNSNTGYSPLASPLSSATFRAYKLQSPPSMHSSSSSLTADTPGSPAQNRQLRDHCNKQMQELEKER
- the LOC117287799 gene encoding adenomatous polyposis coli protein 2-like isoform X1, with product MATILFDRNGKHRCVTDMAVSSYDQLLFQVNSLKAENSHLKRGLQDNSCQLSKLETEASCMKDALTHIQTCMQEEEAGTTTTTTTTAGTTRSMATVGMTTSLDQNSNTGYSPLASPLSSATFRAYKLQSPPSMHSSSSSLTADTPGSPAQNRQLRDHCNKQMQELEKER